The genomic segment TCCGTGACGGTGCCCCTGACAACATCTCGGTCCTGACCACGGCCGGTACCCTGGCCGACTCGATCCGGCGGATCTTCACCGACGACTCGGTCTCCGAGATCTTCGCCGGCGAGAACCAGCTGTTCTGACCCGCCACCGGCAGGGGATAGGATTCGCGCATGTTCAGGAGGATCAAGAGTGGTTGGCGGCTGACCAAGAAGAGCTGGGGCGTCCTCGCCGGGGATCCCGGGCTGGTCCGGTTTCCGGTGCTGGCCGGACTGGCCGGCCTGCTTTTCGGGGTTCTGTTCCTGATCCCGGGGGCCTACTACATCGAGTCGGGACCGGAGGCGATCGGGATCGTCCTGGTCGCGATCGGCACCTACCTGATCGCCTTCCTCAACTACTACTTTGCGGTGGGACTGGCGGCCTGCGCCGATCTGCGGATGCGAGGCGAGGAGATCTCCTTCTCCCGGGGCATGTCGGTCGCCTCCTCGCGGATGAGCGCGATCGCAGGCTGGGCCTTCGTCGCGACCGTGGTGATGACGATCGTGCGGGCGATCCAGGAGCGGTTCGGAATCGCCGGGGCGATCCTCGGCTCGCTGGCGGCAGCAGCCTGGGGGCTGGTTACCTTCCTTGCGGTGCCGGTGATTGCGCTTGAGGGCACCGGACCGATC from the Solirubrobacterales bacterium genome contains:
- a CDS encoding DUF6159 family protein; the encoded protein is MFRRIKSGWRLTKKSWGVLAGDPGLVRFPVLAGLAGLLFGVLFLIPGAYYIESGPEAIGIVLVAIGTYLIAFLNYYFAVGLAACADLRMRGEEISFSRGMSVASSRMSAIAGWAFVATVVMTIVRAIQERFGIAGAILGSLAAAAWGLVTFLAVPVIALEGTGPIATIKRCGSLLKSRWGEQITGTVAIGGAVFLLGVLPGTLFLVGGIFLWATTGIGGAILIAIGVVILIVALLVQQALATIFGVALYRYTVDGEAVATFTADDLESAVRRKGGMAGPASSTI